The sequence below is a genomic window from Actinomycetota bacterium.
TCGGTCCGGGGCACCTACGCCGGCGACGTCCGCCTCACCGACCACCGCGCCCCCCACGCCTTCGTCCTCCGGGCGAGCGGTTCGGGCGCCCCCGGCACCGTCTCGGCCGACGTCGCCGTCGAGCTCGCCTCCGGCGACAACGGCACCACCGTCCTGTCCTACGACGCCGACGCCGTCGTCGGCGGCATGATCGGCGGCGTCGGCCAACGCCTCCTCTCCGGCGTCGCCAAACGCACGGCGGGCGAGTTCTTCGCCGCCGTCGATGAGGTTCTGGGAGGAGGCGGGGCCGAGGAGCCCGCCCCATCGACTCCGACCGAGGAGGCGGGCGCCCTCCTCACCCCGGCCGGGGAGGCGGGGGCGGCGGCCCGGGCAGGTGCCCGGGGGGCCGGGCCACGCGTGTACCGCGCCCCCGCCCGCCCGGCGGCCACCCCCGGCGGGGAGTTCGCCGCCGGCGTGGCCCTGGGCGCGGCCGCCGCCCTCCTCGGCGCCCTGGTCGGCGGCTA
It includes:
- a CDS encoding carbon monoxide dehydrogenase subunit G produces the protein MRIAGNATLHAPVEAVYDALRDPRVLVRTIPGCERLEQVGEDAYQMTVTAGVASVRGTYAGDVRLTDHRAPHAFVLRASGSGAPGTVSADVAVELASGDNGTTVLSYDADAVVGGMIGGVGQRLLSGVAKRTAGEFFAAVDEVLGGGGAEEPAPSTPTEEAGALLTPAGEAGAAARAGARGAGPRVYRAPARPAATPGGEFAAGVALGAAAALLGALVGGYLARRASRPRPRRSRRR